The genomic segment AAGCAGGGTTTAGCACTAAGCAATCAATTATGCAGCTGCACTGAGTTATACATTTAAGAAACACTTCTGAATAATGGTGAAGTGGTCTAGTAAAGGATATTTAAAAAGCCCAATGCATGAGCTTATTCACCTTCAGCAAGGCAACATTTACACTTCAATAAATGATACGCCCTTGACATGCGTTATCAAGGGCTGAGTAGAGGTATTAATATAGTTTTATGAAACAGCATTTGAGGCGGCACTTTGGACaactgtttagagcgtctgcctcacagttctgaggaccagggttcaatcccctgccccgcctgtgtggagtttgcatgttctcccccgtgcccgcgtgggttttctacgggcactccggtttcctcccacatcccaaaaacatgcattaattgaagactctaaattgcctgtaggtgtgactgtgagtgcgaatggttgtttgtttgtatgtgccctgcgattggctggcaaccagttcagggtgtaccccgcctcctgcccgatgatagctgggataggctccagcactcccgcgaccctagtgaggataagcggctggcaaaatggatcgatggatgaatCAACAGCATTTGCTGTAGATGCATTTACAGTAATCTGAAAATGTGACTTGAAGCACACCATTTAATAGACTGTGTTCAACGTTTAAGGTTCTACTGAAGAGACTAATTAAGTGTGCCAAGCCTCTACGTGTAAACACTGAATCTTTTTCTTGTTATACTCAAACAAAAGCCTTCCCTTACCTCAAGGAAGATGTCTGATGCATCATGCACACACATGACCAGAGTGCCTGCTCTTAGCATGTTGTTGGCGTAGGAGAACGTGATAAGGACAATGGTGGCCAGGTGGTGGACAAGCATGATGAAGAAATCCTAACACGGATGAAATGAGGAGAAAGAGGTAAAACACTTTGTATAAAGTTAAAATGACAAGAATACAAGCCTTTGATGTAAATATGCAGACTTGTAGTTTTGTGATGAAGTACAACATACAGTGAGGTGGGTAGAATAGTCAAatattttactcaagtaaaagtactgttactacagaaaaattactcaagtaaaaaagtcttccaaataattacttgagtaagagtaagtattcaatgaaaaactactcaagtaatgaGTAACTGGCTAGTAACTcctgatttattaattttttaagttGTGCATtaatgtcaaattaaaaaaataataataattaaaataggaATATGCAAATTGAAATATTTCCCAACAATATTGCTTTAAATCtaagtttttataaaataacaaactaaGGCAAATTCTGcttcaaatctttttttattaaattaactttacagtatttgtttacatACATGAAACAGCACAACAATATCTctttaaatcaatgtttttataaaatgatAAACTAAGGCAAATTCCGCCATAAGAGATGGTCTCAAATTAACTTGCTGTTTACATACATGAAACACCACAATAGGCTAACCAGGCAGAGATAATTAATTACTGGTAtataattatactgtatataatttcaTTATATTGAACTTTTGACTGGGGGATTTACCTACATTTATCAGCATTGCTGACATCTTTTTCATTTCTCAAAACAATGTGAGTTTTGCCATCTTAACATCTTTATCTTtagtgctgtgtatacattgtGGATGGCTTTTCTCCCTGCTCCTTTTGAATGTGCACAAGCCTTTTTATCGTGAGGAATGGAGAGAGATCAATCTGCTGGTTTTATTCCATGGTGcattacattttgcaaatgCAGACAGACCACCTTTTGTATGTTTCTCAAGTTCCAAGTGGATttttgtaggctgaaatgtctAAGTTTTAGGCAGACCGATAACAGAGCTGTTCTTTTTCGTAGTCCgtcaatccattttcttataATTACTTGGGGTGAGCTCAAGTCTATCTTTAAGGTAAATATAGATGTCTGCCATGTTTTACGTAAAGTCACTTCGAAAAATGTGTTGCTGTGTGCGGTCATGCGACTGCCGAGCTCTGTTCAATTGGTCAAATGGAGTCAAACGTTGTTACATAACTATTAGATACAGATTGTGACAAGTCTCTGACGAACCAAAATAGATCGTGCAAACAATGATAAATACTTGTAGATAAAAATACAAGGGTCCAAGTAAGGTCCAATATAGGTCCAAGTAATGGAGTTAAACTTGTGTTTATTCTTAGCAAAAATACTAAAGGTCAGCTGCACCAAAACTACTCTGACAGTTACAATTCATCACAaaagttacttgagtaaatgtagcttgttactacccacctctgcttaaaGGCCAATGAAAAGCAAATTTGAAGCTACTTTGTGGTACTGTAGTGTTTTTTTGCCCAACCTGTTTTACCAGAAAATCAGCTAAttcgaatacactacaacagTAATGAACATGAACACAAAAGTAACAGGACTTATGATATGACATGGCAGAAATAGTGGTGATAGAGAGGTTTTTAGTCTTTAGTACCTGTGTTGACTCACCTTACGTTTTATGTCTGTGAACTGGGAAAACATCAGGGACCAATAGAATGCCAGCTCAGCCACATAGTGATTGAATTGTTGAGGACTCTGATGCTACAGGAGggagagtaaaataaaaacacctgtAACACTAGTCTTATAGTGCAGAAACAATCCCTAATGACCTCACAATATGGGCTAGTGAATGTGAAATATATGAACCTGAAAGGGATAGTTGTCCCAGCATTGTCTGGTATCCCATGTCCAGGGCGACTGAGAGAAACACATTAGGTAGGGTTTAATCAACAAAACATACAGAGTACTTGATAATATTTCAGCTCAACTTACCACCCATAAATGACGAACGGCATAAATAAAAATCCCCAAGTAAAATGTGAACCGCCACCTGaagtaaacaaaataaagggGAAGTTGATGttttaattaatgtttaaactggtatatacagtagaatAAATGCACACACTTGTTTTACAACCTACATGCTCTCGCAGAACTTTGTCTGCATGCTGGGCTTGTCTTGGTTGCGGCGGATGCGAAACCATCTCTGTATTTTCCGTACATCCCAGTCCAGTTGCTTGGAAAGTCCCTCCAGTTTCTTTGCGTCTGGACACTAGTGAAGACAACGAAGAGAGGAATTACCTTCTTTTGGTTGTCTAAACAGCTAATAAAACCCCAAATTCCAGCTGGTTGGCAGGCAGGCTTAGTGCACCCCAAGATGATATCATTACATCTGCCATGGTGTAACACAGACAACGTTTGACAGAGAACAGGGCACACATTGGCCTAAATATGTACCGTTTTGGACAGATAAACCCTCTCCAGGACAGCATTAGGCTGGACTTGTCGATGCACTCCCGCCTGAATCTGAAGTATGTGGGCACAAGGCTTGGCCACTAGCCTGTATACACAcagatggagggggggggggatgaccGAGTGGGGGAAGGGACACAAATGATATAGTTAAGCAAGACATTCACATAGGGCAACAGTCAGTGGGGAGTTTACTTGGAATAGGAATAGATGAACTTTTAACCACGTCATTGACAGAAACTGCTGAGGTTCACACTAGCCTACAGAGTCGTTGCCTATGTGTGTTAGAGGGAGAAAATTACAGAGACTTGTAGGGGGACACGGAAAACAAGAAATCCCGGGGAATGTGGCACCTAGTCCAAAGAGTCCCTGATGACCTGTCATGTGAGCCTATTAGACAAAACGCTAATGGGTGTCACAAGATAATCAGCTTCGACTGACCAGTGTTCATCCTCCATTTATAAACCCACCCCATTATCTCAAATAGTTTTCCCCAACATGGAAAAAAGAGGGATTTGAGAGAAGCACAGCCATGGTTTGGGCCTGCCCACTTGCTGCTTTGCTTCCCTCTGAATGAAACACGCACATTTAACTCGACTTTGCCCAAGAATACATACGCAACCAAAAAGAAAACGCCCCTTGTTTTCAAGTAAACATTCAACAAGCAGTGGGATTCTCAACCATTGCAAGTAGTCGTGTAACGTAAAGAGACACAACAGTCTCATCTGAGACTCCAAAATGAAACACGTACGTGATTGACACATTGCTAGATTCCATTTTCTGTTGATAAAGTTGACCAGTACTCAATCCTTTCACTCGTGGATCTAAATATAGACTTGTAATGCAGTTCTGCGTGTACTAGCGTGTGTTGTGTTCCGTGGGATCACGACTGCCAAGCCCTTTAGTGGTCGAGTGTTGTTTAATGAGCAACATATGGAGCCCTCGAAAGAAACACGAAAGAGTAACGGGGAAGCAGACAAAGGTGACTCGAGTTTTACCTTTCGAACAGGATCCTCAGCACAAAAACCCCGACCGCCAGCGGAAGGGCATACAGTATGTCTCCCACTCGAGGATACTCCACGCCAGGTGGCGGATGCTCCAGGTCCGCCCAGGAAACATTTTCGGGAAGCCAAAATCTGTCGCTCCAAAACCAGGCTAAGAACGAGGAAGTCATCGGAGGAGCGACGGAACTGCAAGCGAGTAAGGTAGCGTTTTTCAAAGTTGTAAAGGTTACGCTCCCACCTCCTTCCAAAAGATCAGCACAGGCGCTAAGCAGGCATTACCGCCGCTTAACTCAAAAGAGTAAAATGTGCAAGGCGGCTTACTTGACACGTAAAAGGCAACACCCACCGCAAAAACTTTCAATGACGCTCCTGAGCGAGCGGCCGCCCCCCCACCGCAGTCACGCAGGAAGCCGTCTGCCGCCcgccctgcgccctgagccctAAAGCCCTGAGCCCGAGCCTTGAGCCTCGTCAAACCGCACGCCTGCCCACTCTGTCAAGTCGTCAACGAGCAAGCTAACGGCTAGCTTATCCTTAGCTGGCCTTAGCCGCTTGCTAAGCTGGCTAGTTTTTGCATATGTTGACGAGTGTCCACTCTGTATTCTAGTTTGACGGTAAGTTTACGTGCTTTCAAACTTGAGGAGGTCACCAGCAACCCTATTATcaagtattttttccccccaaccaCAACCTGGTACAGATACTCTGGcacctggggggaaaaaatacattttaaaaatattgttgaatAAATCCTTTACAATTAAAGTTAagaaaattaaattttatttgaatgctaATTTAACTTTGATGTTACAGTAACAGCGTTGTCAATCCATGCTaatgttacatttgtttttgctcaAGTGTACATGCTAGCTGTGTTAGTTGCTCTGGTAATGCCACAAGAACAAATTTAcctatgtaataaaaaaaaaaaccttaatagTCTTTTTATAATATGAATAAAAGGGTTGTTTAGTGACACAATATTAAGGCTGaaagtgaaaacatttaaaaatatgaaaacgagaaggagaaaatgcaaaattagcTAACGATAATAAACTAAGCAGGTATGTTACCAAAATCCGGGAAAAACggccgccattgttttttttttttttgtgccggATTTTGGCcacgtggctttagcgtccaaACACCAAAATTCTGTTTTCTCATTGTTTGGTCATTCAGTGTTGAAAATCACTGCTTCATAGGATTTGGAGATGAAAACGATATAGTGgtgattcactattattattattgttttctgtgaagttttgAAGGAAATCTGTCAATGCACTAGCTCTCAGTTTGACCCGCTGAAGCGGACTCCTCCATTGGAAAAATCGCATAATAGCCtgtttaaacatcacatttttgtcTCAATTAATAAGAAACATCCGGTAATTTTTCTATCAAAGAGTCAAGATTTCAGATGCACATTTCCTAAtgatttacattgatttctggGCAAGAAAATTTGTGCTGATCTGCGacataaaaagtggcataaaatccttaatccttatcTGATTCTGACAAACTagggctcattttatttgtgtatcaCAATTATATCATTTTGATATACAGGTATTTAGAAAATTTTAGTAACATACTTTAACTAACTGATAAATTGGTTAGCCTAATAGCGTAGTTGCAAGCCATTTTTAACATAAAGCTATAATCTGCGATTTATggcgcgcccccccccccccccccccccaatgctgGGATTTATCATTACAACAAAGCCTTTATCGGTTCGATATAATTTAGGCTAAATGCTTGTCCTgcctcgtcctcctccttctAACCCCGCATGCTTTCTCCTTGCTCTATGGCTCAGTCGAACTGCACGCTGTCCATATATGGGCCTGCCCGTTCGTAGGTAAAATACGTCATTTCGGCTACGTCATTTTAGAGCACCACCAAGTGATCCAGCGCGGGAAGGTATAGGATAGTCacgaaatatatattttttaaaaagattgaaaaaacaaTGCAAGACGTGTCAGAAGATGGTATGCTTAATTGTGTAATCTACTCTTgcagtggcttgggtgaaatttcctttttttttttttttttttttaaacaaaaatagttGCGGATTATAGCTGTAACgttacaatatcaataaaaaaaaatacaaatgcgcTTGctagaaattgtgttttttcgTTGTCTATAGATTCTCAATCATCCAGGTTATGGTAATCCGAAAAGGTTGAAGCGAGGCCACTGCACTCTTATTGTTGGttgaattttctttcttttctattCTATTGTTCCTATTCTATTCTTGaatttcttgttttctgaaaaaaatgaaaaactgacaGGCAATTATACTATTAGGCTAACGGTATtccttgcccgtaggtgttttttcagattagacagaGAATGTTTTAACATCAGAGGCTTGTAGCTGACaccatcaaacaattctcttaaataaggccatgtaATTCTTTGAATCTGTTGTGTCATCATTGATATTCtccctggttcacgttcctccatgtcgctgctgtccTTGTTTTGTCAATCATATAAGActccaagatctcaatcaatcaacatCTCAAACGCAATTAACCTTACCTCTctctatttttgttgttgctttttttaacaTTGGGTCGTCATAAGCAgaagttgggaaaaaaatagccatgttattttgacaaagtagagctatcagttttcaaatgtaggaagtaaaagtgaaaagttacctaaaaaatttattaattatttctattttgtaaATTCCCACCacttaatagtaaaaaaaattgttagggTGGATTGTCCGGACGGCTAAtgtgattgaaaaataaaatataatttccaaGTGTGACAGAATCCATTTGAGAGCTGAGTacaacaattgttttattttcaccacGAGCCAAACAAAAAGCATTTGCATTTAGTTTGTGTTCTTAATTCGCTTTAAATTAGCTAAATGAAATactaatttaaaatgttaaaaaaagttaaattttggGAAAATCTTTATATAATTTAGTTTGCTAGCATAGCATGTAGGAAATACAAAGTTGATTTAAGGCAACAttcattgtaatttatttttatgttaaatGGTATAAATTAAGTATAGCTGAGTAAAAACAGCCGTTTTAGTGCCCCCTTGGCCCTTTGAATGAGCTGAACCTTTTTAAGATATAACATTTTacatacaatttaaaactgAACTGCTTTGATTCATTAGAAGTGTCTTGATTCAAcaacatgaaagcagactgatggACGATAATGTATATAGGACATTATagtagtttgttttgttttttaccaaaTTATTTGGACATGTGTATTGCGTAATCCTCATCTTTTTTCGCAGTGACCTCAATTACCCAACAGTGAAATCCACCCATGGTCATATATTGTAACGTCGCCTCGTCAACGGTTTTTGTGAAAGGATAAAAAGAAACTACTGTGCAAAATGTGCAAATCCTCTAAAAATAGAGAAGGCTGAAATGGTTGATCATTGACTGAAATATGTCAATGATTAGTAATGTCTCATTCTAAATCTCTATTCCATGAGGATCTTGTTCAACTCAGGGCAAGGTCTCTGGGTGAAATCTGATGTGTCACCATTCAAGATCTGTTATTGTTTCAGTCATGATAGCTTACATTTCTCACTTTTAGTCAACTTTTAAATGTGCTCGTATTATCTCAAATGGTCACTGCAATGGCCAAGaataaatttgttttgcaaGATGTCAGTGTTATCATCTAAcagccaaa from the Phycodurus eques isolate BA_2022a chromosome 1, UOR_Pequ_1.1, whole genome shotgun sequence genome contains:
- the LOC133403614 gene encoding ceramide synthase 5-like — protein: MTSSFLAWFWSDRFWLPENVSWADLEHPPPGVEYPRVGDILYALPLAVGVFVLRILFERLVAKPCAHILQIQAGVHRQVQPNAVLERVYLSKTCPDAKKLEGLSKQLDWDVRKIQRWFRIRRNQDKPSMQTKFCESMWRFTFYLGIFIYAVRHLWVSPWTWDTRQCWDNYPFQHQSPQQFNHYVAELAFYWSLMFSQFTDIKRKDFFIMLVHHLATIVLITFSYANNMLRAGTLVMCVHDASDIFLEAAKLANYAKYQRLCDGLFVVFSISFFIARLVIFPFWIIHSVLIESWEIAGPYQAWWLFNGLLLVLQTLHIIWFYLIARIAIKAIFKGKVAKDDRSDIESSSDEEIYSSNSKHPNQTSGPTSNLNGEKHDH